One Halalkalicoccus subterraneus DNA window includes the following coding sequences:
- the gcvT gene encoding glycine cleavage system aminomethyltransferase GcvT has translation MSDRKPPLYVSHEERGATFTPFGGWEMPVEFDSIRAEHEAVRDSAGIFDVSHMGEIEVSGPDAATLLQRLTTNDVESISIGNAQYSTITDTDGTILDDTVIYRLDEGEFLFIPNAGHDEQMEERWIEHRDEWGLDCAVENTTDKWAMFAIQGPEAEALVSDAAGEELRDLGRFSITEAEVAGTDCLLARTGYTGEDGYEALVPWNSAERVWTEFDCQPCGLGARDTLRIEAGFLLSGQDFDPEENPRTPYEARIGFAVDLDTEFVGRDALVRVEEDGPEELFVGVRLEERGVPRHGYEIVTDGEVVGEITSGTMSPTLGEPIGLGYVPTEYAETGTHVSVRIRGADKRARIETPGFLGDR, from the coding sequence CCGACCGAAAACCGCCGCTGTACGTGAGCCACGAGGAGCGGGGTGCGACGTTCACCCCTTTCGGCGGGTGGGAAATGCCCGTCGAGTTCGATTCCATTCGAGCGGAACACGAGGCCGTCCGCGACTCGGCCGGGATCTTCGACGTTTCGCACATGGGCGAGATCGAGGTCTCGGGCCCCGACGCCGCCACGCTGCTCCAGAGGCTGACGACCAACGACGTTGAGTCCATTTCCATAGGAAACGCTCAGTACTCGACGATCACCGATACCGATGGCACCATCCTCGACGACACCGTGATCTACCGGCTCGACGAGGGGGAGTTCCTCTTCATCCCCAACGCGGGTCATGATGAACAGATGGAGGAACGATGGATCGAGCACCGCGACGAATGGGGGCTCGACTGCGCGGTCGAGAACACTACTGACAAATGGGCGATGTTCGCGATCCAGGGGCCCGAGGCGGAGGCCCTCGTTTCCGACGCGGCGGGCGAGGAACTGCGGGATCTGGGCCGGTTCTCGATCACCGAGGCGGAGGTCGCGGGCACGGACTGTCTGCTCGCCCGGACGGGTTACACCGGCGAGGACGGGTATGAGGCACTGGTTCCGTGGAATTCTGCTGAGCGAGTCTGGACGGAGTTCGACTGCCAGCCCTGCGGGCTCGGCGCACGCGACACCCTCCGGATCGAGGCCGGATTCCTGCTGTCGGGCCAGGACTTCGATCCCGAGGAGAACCCGCGGACCCCTTACGAGGCTCGAATCGGCTTTGCGGTCGACCTCGATACCGAGTTCGTGGGCCGGGACGCGCTTGTGCGCGTCGAGGAGGACGGCCCCGAGGAGCTGTTCGTCGGCGTGCGCTTGGAGGAACGTGGAGTCCCGCGCCACGGCTACGAGATCGTCACCGACGGCGAAGTCGTCGGCGAGATCACGAGCGGGACGATGAGCCCCACCCTCGGCGAGCCGATCGGGTTGGGCTACGTGCCAACCGAATACGCCGAGACGGGAACCCACGTTTCGGTGCGGATCCGCGGAGCGGACAAAAGGGCAAGGATTGAAACCCCCGGCTTCCTCGGTGATAGGTAA